The Sabethes cyaneus chromosome 1, idSabCyanKW18_F2, whole genome shotgun sequence DNA segment GTCAAGTTCCGTTTTCTTTGCGAGATGCTGTCGAAAAGGAACTAGATCTTCTAGTTGAGAACGGAGTCCTGGAGAAGGTAAACCACAGTGCGTGGGCAACACCGGTTGTTGCAATAATGAAGTCCAACAATAGAGTGAGGCTATGCGGTGATTATAAGGTCACGGTGAATCCGAACCTTGAAATTGACGACCATCCATTACCGACAATTGAAGAACTTTTCGCCAGTGTTGCTGGAGGGGAGAAGTTCACCAAAATCGATTTGACTCAGGCCTACTTGCAATTGGAGGTTGAGGAGGGTGATCGTGAGGTACTAACTCTAAGTACGCATAGAGGTTTGTATCGGCCAACACGTCTAATGTATGGCATTGCATCTGCGCCTGCAATTTGGCAGAGATTGATGGAAGAAGTGCTGAACGGGATTCCTGGAGTTACCGTCTTCTTGGATGATATTCGAGTCACGGGACCGAATGACTTCATTCATCTACAGCGATTAGCAGAAGTACTAAAAAGGCTGAGTACGTACAATATGCGAATTAACATTGCCaaatgtcagtttttcgaaaaaaagatCGAGTACTGTGGATATCTGATTAATAAGGACGGTATTCACAAAGTTCCAAAGAAAATTGATGCAGTTCAGAACATGCCAGTGCCGCGAAACAAGGATCAAGTCCGTTCATTCGTAGGTTTAGTAAACTACTACGGTAGGTTTTTTCCAAACCTGAGAACAACGTTATATCCACTTAACAACCTCTTGAAAAACTCTGTTCCGTTCGTTTAGTCGAAGGAGTGCAGAAGCGTTCAATAAAGTGAAGCGTGAAATGCAGTCCGAAAGAATTCTGGCACATTACGATACTACATTGCCCTTAGTGCTTGCTACTGATGCGTCGCCATATGGAGTTGGCGCAGTTCTTAGTCACGTGTTTCCGGATGGCACAGAGAGGCCAATCCAATACGCATCACAAACGCTTAATTCTACGTAACAAGCATACAAACAAATTGACCGAGAGGCCTACGCGATAATCTTTGGAGTTCGCAGATTCTACCAATACCTTTCGGTAGGAAGTTTACGCTTATTACAGATAACGAGCCACTGAAGCAAATATTCTCTGATGCAAAGGGGCTTCCGAAAATGTCAGCGTTGAGAATGCAACACTTCGCAACGTTTTTACAGTCTTTCAATTTTAAAGTTCATTTTCGTCCTACGAACCAACATGCTAATGCTGATGCCTTCTCGAGCTTACCATTAAAGAAGGGAACACCCGATACCATTGTTGAGGAGACGGATTATTTGGAGGTGAACATTATTGATACGTTGCCAATAACCGTAGAAGAGCTTGCGAAAGCTACTGCTTCAGATTCTACTGTGAAAATATTAGTGCAAGGTTTACGGAACGGAAAATCTGTGGAACCTAGAGATCGCTTTGGAGTAGATCAAATGGAGTTTACGTTACAAAAAGGATGTATCATGCGAGGAATTAGAGTCTATATTCCACCAAGTTTGCGGAACAAAGTATTAGCAGAACTCCACTCGACTCACTTTGGAATTACCAGATTGAAGGTTCTAGCTCGTGGCTACGTTTGGTGGGAAGGAATAGACAGAAACATCAAGGACCTGGTGCGCAACTGCAGTTTGTGTCAATCTACTCATGCTGAACCGTCGAACCAACGCATTGTTGGGAACCTCCTGCAAAACCGTTCGAACGAGTACATGTTGACTTTGCTGGACCGTTTATGAATGTTTATTTTATCGTTTTAGTAGATGCGTACACGAAATGGCCCGAAGTACGAATTTTGAACAACATTACAACAAATACGACAATCCAGGTGTGCCGTGAACTTTTCCACCTACGAAATTCCATCTGTACTCGTATCTGATCACGGCGTACAATTTACATCCGAAGAGTTTCAAAGATTCTTGCGAATGAATGGTGTGTACCACAAAATGGGCGCACCATATCACCCGGCAACGAATGGACAAGCAGAGAGATTTATCCAGACCCTGAAAGCAAAATTGAAAAGCTTGCAGTGTGACAAAGCTACTCTGCCCTCTGAGTTCTGCAACATACTGATGGCGTACAGAAAAACTATCCATCCTGCTACGGGAAGATCGCCGTCGATGTTGCTGTACAACCGTCAAATTCGTTCACGATTGGATATAATGATCCCTGAATTTGGACGTAGTGCTAAGTCAGATGATAGAAAGGTTCGTGATCTTCAAGAGGGCGTGAGAGTTGCTGCGCGAGATTACTTGGATAAAGCAAAGTGGAAATACGGAGTGATTTCGAATAAATTGGGCAAACTTCACTACGAGGTAGAGCTCGATGATGGAAGAGTTTAGAAGCGCCACATAGGCCAGCTACGGGAAGTTGGTTCAAACTTGGTCACTGGTAACCCTGCTACTGTTCCTGTTCTTGTATTCCCTGATTGTTCTGAGGACCCCGAACAGCCTAATGTGCCTGATCAAGTTCCTGCTGTTCCTACCACTACAACGGTTCCACAGCCGGAAGCTTCGATGTTGCCAGCGCCGATTAGATCTGAAAACATCCGATATCCTGTGGTTTCACCTGCGATATCTTCTACCTCTGCTGCAGGCCAGTGTAGCCTGGATATACGCCAGTCGCCGAGATGTTCTGGAAGAACTGTTCGTCCACCCAAGAAGTGGGATTTGTAAAGAGGATTTCGCGAGGGGGGAAGAGCTGCTATACCTTAAAATACATTTATATACATTGATATTGGAATTGTCATCACCTTGACATACATATCATTGATACCATTTGACGTTCGATACAAAAATGTGCACGCGTGCTTAACTGAAAGTAGAATAAAATACGTTTATATACGTCGTAAAGTAAATTACGGTTTCTCGGGTATTTTATACGTCTTCACCACCGAAATGCCTACTCTTGGCCACCGATACAACacaaatgttttctattcttaatgtatcaaaaaaataaaataaaaataaagtgtacctaatataaatttaaagtataaattataaacagggttgccacatgcacagattattctgtgtttaacagatatttgaaagaaatcgtctgtacagaatctgtatgcacagaatacagattttcgccaaattgcacagattaaacagatttttgagcttttacatgagagtgaaagagacggaaattgtcagcaaaatgactctatctctttcactctcattgttttgcattggacagatttttgcacagatatttttcctcgccgtacagattgtcagatttttccaacaaaaaacacagaattatatgtggcatccctgattataaagtgtaaagtacaAAGTGTCGTTCaagtgttattggctgccatcaagcaccttttattctACACCTGttcttggtggtgctactgatacgtttgtacgacgattattcgacacatattccacaactcctcttagcaatgcagctgatgcgtttgggcaactttcattccactcttattccacattcgctctcagcaatgctgctgatacgttcgtgcaacgctcattccacacctattccacttttattccacactttctcgcagcaatgctgcgcaacatttattccactgttattccacacttgctctcagcatgCTCCAATttcgtttgtacaacatttattccactgttattccacttcTATTCTACACTtactctcagcaatgctgctgatacgtttgcgcaacgctcattccacacttgatcaccgtaatgctgctgatacgtttgtgcaatgctcattccactcttattccacttttactccacaattgcttttgactgacacgtttgcacaacgtctattcgacatgtatgttcatggtagcttttaagcgaccattattccacagctgctcttagccgtactgccgatacgtttgcataaTGTTTATACGACTCTTATTCAGCacttatataacaacgtatagatgttgcttagaagctagaaaaaatataggatatgacgtttaaataacagacaattcagcaaattcgcttattcagcaccgaatgctaccacacaactcttatttCACACCTActtgtttaggtgctgccgttttgttccttgggatgGCTTCTTGAACCGTGTCGACACAATCAAAGTAATCGTCGGCGTAGTGGCGATTTATCATCGCTTCCTCTGCCTCTGGGTATTCCCCAGTATACTCCTGCGCATTGCAATTTTTCACAAATTGGGCCGAGCAGGGAgagtttgtgtttttttttgtctgattaggcatcaaaaagtctggaaaatccagacaaatttagaaggttggcaacgctgcacGAAAGCCGTAGCGTCCCACACGAGTCGCACTTTCCCCGGTTTTTAGGGTTTAGAACTACGTTTATCGGATGATACCAGGCTTTTCCAGACTTCGTTTTAGTAAGTTCTTCGAGTGTTGCTAAGTGCGCGTATCCTTTTTGCTGGTATTCAGCAATTTGCTGGCAGATATTGTCTCGCAACCCAGGGTTCTTCTTAAGCTTTGTCTCCAACTGCTTCAGTCTCTATGATCAACGAAAGCGTAAAGAAGGAACCATGATTGAAAAACTCCAAATCAATGGGCAAACACTGAATAATGCACATGACATTGAAACAGCAGTCTACAACTACTATAACCTGCTTTTCTCAGAAGAAACGGTAGAATCTCGGGCTACGTTTGAACCAGGGCAAACAATTCCACCGGAAACAGAAGCAAACAACGCTATGATGAAtggcccagcaaacattttggtctgtataacttaattctaaatgagataaacgtcagcatataagttctatcaaatcatatatcatgcgcagaaacggcatatacatgcaaaagtggaggcgatatacatgatttagttcttcagaataattgaaatgccgacaaaacaaaacagtttatacgactgagccgattgactgaattgcatttcgacacagttactataatatttctactttacccttcgcctttccccatgtggtaaatggcaagtgtcaaaaattgcatacagagcaggctatttatagccaaATATTCGCCCTCAAAGTTAATggagacaaaaaagtaaaagctttgctgagaaagctttttttcataggcttccagatattatcgacctgttacaatatttaacttttttttctatatCATTTATAAAACAAGCTGTACTCTcctggtttagaaccaagaaccacccgtaccgcagtatttgttcattacctttaagctactggCACATAAATACCTCtatgatatttttgcacatcttaaaccgaaCCGAAGTATATGTAAGCAATCGCatctgatgcattgaacatgtaagtacggatttgatttattttcatccgacatacgagtttgtgtcatTTGTGACTGAACtacagtgtcgtaaataagtttgcatttgatcgttaattttaatgataatgctgacttcatggaatgatatgcagtacctttgttagcattccatggtacagattgttctaaatatacattagaatacgttatatgcatattcatatttgattacatggagataatattattaaagctcaagtacaaaaatattgtctgttatttcagaagcccttaaaaagaaattaaaagttatttaaaaaagaatgctgaacatttagGTGCAATAggacagctcaaaattgcttacaacAATAAGAATGTCTTCTTCCAATtccacttaacatttgcatttcttctgaaaagccataagatgcactgatattaagACATTTAGAATAAGCGAAATGGATCATAATCTAGACTTGCCCAGTTCTGAAAAATACTctccttggtaaattttaagatttccgttcgttcacttacctatcagagaaatatctaaaaaatatGAGTTTctacttttaacatttttaatctttaaaacgttacgttacgtggttttaatatgctaaaaaataatcaaactcctcaaagcgtgctttttcaaaaagatcttttattgtcttgtcagtatgacttaatcattatatgcttgctgcttaatatttaggcgggcttatttgaattgttaacatttttaaaatagttaaaaaggtcattgtaaaagtttttcaagccagataatacttttttaaattttccgtcacaataaaaataagttctattttaacaaaaaaaaaaaatagatatttaaatttaaaataaaagcgaagaaaccgttaatttttttggttgataaATCTGCGTTAAGAACGTATCCTTCAAATCtctctattttttttgtttttttttgtaaagaaataacaaatttgaacgtgttttgtGCAAACTATGttttaatgcacctagaatctcatgattatcactgcttgtatataaatctaaaacgatgtcatataaaacattttgcaaaacataatccgatgaaaactgtaattaaatacgattacatcttcatgatagccattgttggtaactaaatctaagaaatcgtcatacgcgatattcgctaagcataacccgattatctttcgacctacttacgatttttactattaattcgtatataaatcatcgtgtgcattacatgcgatgaaatttacacattGTGCTTACAAGatgtgtacatttatacgagtccgatgtgaaatccatttatataagattaaatctcgacatgaatatacgatatctggtttgctggggGGATATCAGAAGAAGAGATTTTCGACGCAATCCGACTGTCTGCTGCGAACAAGTCACCGGGAAAGGACGGGTTAACCAGAGAATTCTACAAACAAGCATGGAACATCATTAAAATAGAGTTCATAGAAATAATTAACGAAATGAAAAATGGGCAAATTCTACGAGAACAGCTAGAAGGAGTTATTGTATTAGTtcacaaaaaaaatggaaacaatACAGTACAATCTTATCGTCCAATTTCACTGCTAAATGTGGACTACAAAATCTTAAGTCGAGTGCTTAAGGACAGGTTGAACAAAATCATACCGACAGTTCTTACCAGCGAGCAGAAATGCAGCAACAGTAAGCGGAATATTTTCGAGGCAACTTGCTTGATTCGTGATGAAATCGGACATACGCACCATACAAAGCGAGGCGGACTCATAATGGCGTGCGACTTGAGCAGTGCATTCGACCGGGTTAGCTACAAGTTTCTAATCAACACCATGCGCAAAATGAACATAAATGAAGGCTTCATCAATCTTCTTCATACGCTCATGAGGAATTCAAGATCGCAGTTACTGATCAACGGAAAACTCTCGGAGTTCTTCGACATCAAACGTTCAGTACGTCAAGGGGATCCCTTGAGCATGTGCCTGTTCGTCATATACCTACTACCGCTGATAGATAAACTGAAGCATGTATGCGACGATCAAGGAGAAACTATTACAGCATACGCGGACGATATCACAGTGATAATTAAGCATTCTTCCAAAACGCAGATGGTGATTGATAGCTTTCGCCTATTCGGAACAGCATCCGGAGCGCaactaaatttacaaaaaacCGTGGGCCTCAAACTGTCAGAAGACTTCCCTACCCCGCAAGAGCTTATAATCCAAGACGAGGTGAA contains these protein-coding regions:
- the LOC128745789 gene encoding uncharacterized protein K02A2.6-like, with product MTGHLQKVCLRAKREKNTKSETHLLEQNTRPVAGGPNKSDIVTLEEVCKLEETCTPSTSKFYLDMLVNKVTIRFEVDTGAPVTIISTEDKKNLFRAEKHLPSDLELVSYCNSRIYVEGMLKITAEYREQSFMLPLYVSNVRKQPLLGRQWITAMQIDLNDVAFAGVHTVNSVATNAVPKITPTFVRSLVGKYANVYDESIGRIKGLQARLCLKPNARPVYVKARQVPFSLRDAVEKELDLLVENGVLEKVNHSAWATPVVAIMKSNNRVRLCGDYKVTVNPNLEIDDHPLPTIEELFASVAGGEKFTKIDLTQAYLQLEVEEGDREVLTLSTHRGLYRPTRLMYGIASAPAIWQRLMEEVLNGIPGVTVFLDDIRVTGPNDFIHLQRLAEVLKRLSTYNMRINIAKCQFFEKKIEYCGYLINKDGIHKVPKKIDAVQNMPVPRNKDQVRSFKGTPDTIVEETDYLEVNIIDTLPITVEELAKATASDSTVKILVQGLRNGKSVEPRDRFGVDQMEFTLQKGCIMRGIRVYIPPSLRNKVLAELHSTHFGITRLKVLARGYVWWEGIDRNIKDLVRNCSLCQSTHAEPSNQRIVGNLLQNRSNEYMLTLLDRL